Proteins encoded in a region of the Acipenser ruthenus chromosome 54, fAciRut3.2 maternal haplotype, whole genome shotgun sequence genome:
- the LOC117398196 gene encoding zinc finger protein interacting with ribonucleoprotein K-like, whose translation MQSACEMKEVMDLCASSASLLEEELASAIEPAVKAAVLSVMSALAKFVDSKCAVFHLRLDERDKDFESVRLRLEIAESDLKAVRERECTNTVDKNFTHSLTNTETQIIAPGRSAPARDRSTAPVQLIRDPVPAAQPALKSSRVLICSEVLVQGGEHRDHTSTAGWRTVEDPGERNALPHAEEGSKAESVPIQEELFDQEWCRSPKQAPELTSIEGEEEKPGLDPVHVNEEIPGIESVIIKEEVLELESDPIEEGGSDHFERRQQIQTGQKLYRCPDCGKRFSTSTELKRHHRIHTGEKPYHCNACGMSFSTSGDLKRHQRIHTGEKPYRCTECGKSFTQLGTLTLHLRIHTGEKPYGCTACGKSFKQLQHLKKHLQIHMRERL comes from the exons ATGCAATCAGCCTGTGAAATGAAAGAGGTGATGGATCTCTGTGCATCCTCCGCGTCTCTCCTGGAAGAAGAACTCGCCTCTGCTATCGAGcctgcagtgaaagcggctgtgctGAGCGTCATGTCTGCGTTAGCAAAGTTCGTGGacagtaaatgtgcagttttccacCTCAGACTGGACGAAAGAGACAAAGATTTCGAAAGCGTGAGATTGCGATTGGAAATCGCGGAGAGCGATTTAAAAGCCGTAAGAGAACGAGAATGCACGAACACTGTCGATAAGAActtcacacactctctcacaaacactgaaacacaaaTTATTGCTCCCGGCCGGTCAGCCCCTGCCCGGGATCGCTCCACTGCACCAGTTCAGCTGATCAGGGACCCGGTGCCTGCAGCCCAGCCCGCACTGAAAAGCTCCCGGGTTTTAATCTGTTCAGAAGTGCTTGTTCAAGGTGGTGAACACAGGGACCACACAAGCACAGCGGGATGGAGAACAGTGGAAG ATCCTGGAGAGAGAAATGCTCTCCCTCATGCTGAGGAAGGGTCGAAGGCAGAATCAGTTCCCATTCAAGAGGAGCTCTTTGACCAGGAATGGTGCAGGAGTCCAAAGCAGGCTCCAGAGCTGACATCTATTGAAGGGGAGGAGgagaaacctggactggatcctGTCCACGTTAATGAAGAGATCCCTGGAATTGAGTCGGTCATCATTAAAGAAGAGGTTCTTGAACTTGAATCTGACCCCATTGAAGAGGGGGGTTCTGACCACTTTGAAAGAcggcagcaaattcaaactggACAAAAACTGTATCGCTGCCCTGATTGTGGGAAGCGTTTCAGTACGTCAACGGAGCTGAAAAGACACCACCGAATTCACAccggagagaagccgtatcattgTAATGCATGTGGAATGAGTTTCAGTACTTCAGGAgatctgaaaagacaccagcgaattcacacaggagagaagccgtatcgctgcactgaatgtgggaagagtttcactcagCTTGGAACGCTGACATTACACCTGCGAATTCACACCGGAGAGAAACCATACGGCTGCACTgcatgtgggaagagtttcaaacaGTTACAACACCTTAAAAAACACCTGCAGATTCACATGAGAGAGAGACTGTGA
- the LOC131723315 gene encoding zinc finger protein 19-like yields MDICGSSASLLEEELASAIEPAVKAAVLSVMSALAKFVDSKCAVFHLRLDERDKDFESVMLRLEIAESELKAVRERKCTNTAENATQSFTNTSEQHINIIQLPRRQKEGHRVKSVSFFTDDESVNHTVSDGIIAPGWSAPARGRSTAPVQPVRDPVPAVQPALKSSRVLIQEDGSYSEQDLLMRGDEHRGHTSTAGWTRAVKDPAERNALPHAEEGSKAESVPIQEELFDQEWCRSPKQAPELTSIEGEEEKPGLDPVHVNEEIPGIEPVIIKEEVLELESDPIEEGGSDHFQRRQQIHAGQKLHCCTECGKKFSTSSDLKRHRRIHTGERPYCCTDCGKSFKTSADLKRHRRIHTGEKPYSCKCGKSFKQLQHLKTHQEIHTRQKPYCCNVCGKCFSQSGTLTLHQRIHTGQNLYHCIECGKRFITSAQLKTHRRIHTGEKPYSCTQCEKSFKQLPHLKAHQQIHTGDKPYHCTDCGKTFIMSTDLKRHQRIHSGEKPYSCDYCGKSFTRSGTLTVHQRIHTGEKPYHCTTCGKSFTFHSQMRKHSCLQHG; encoded by the exons ATGGATATCTGCGGATCCTCCGCGTCTCTCCTGGAAGAAGAACTCGCCTCTGCTATCGAGcctgcagtgaaagcggctgtgctGAGCGTCATGTCTGCGTTAGCAAAGTTCGTGGacagtaaatgtgcagttttccacCTCAGACTGGACGAGAGAGACAAAGATTTCGAAAGCGTGATGTTGCGATTGGAAATAgcggagagcgagttgaaagccgTAAGAGAACGAAAATGCACGAACACTGCCGAGAACGCAACACAGTCTTTCACGAACACCAGTGAACAGCACATTAATATCATCCAACTACCGAGAAGGCAGAAGGAAGGGCACCGTGTGAAAAGCGTTTCATTTTTCACTGATGATGAATCTGTAAATCACACAGTCAGCGACGGTATTATTGCTCCCGGCTGGTCAgcccctgcacggggtcgctccACTGCACCAGTTCAGCCAGTCAGGGACCCGGTGCCTGCAGTCCAGCCCGCACTGAAAAGCTCCCGGGTTTTAATCCAGGAGGATGGAAGCTATTCCGAGCAGGACCTGCTGATGCGAGGTGATGAACACAGGGGCCACACAAGCACAGCGGGGTGGACGAGAGCAGTGAAAG ATCCTGCAGAGAGAAATGCTCTCCCTCATGCTGAGGAAGGGTCGAAGGCAGAATCAGTTCCCATTCAAGAGGAGCTCTTTGACCAGGAATGGTGCAGGAGTCCAAAGCAGGCTCCAGAGCTGACATCTATTGAAGGGGAGGAAgagaaacctggactggatcctGTCCATGTTAATGAAGAGATCCCTGGAATTGAACCGGTCATCATTAAAGAGGAGGTTCTTGAACTTGAATCTGACCCCATTGAAGAGGGGGGTTCTGACCACTTTCAAAGACGGCAGCAGATTCACGCTGGACAGAAACTGCATTGCTGCACAGAATGTGGGAAAAAATTCAGTACGTCATCAGATCTGAAAAGACACagacgaattcacacaggagaaagacCGTACTGCTGcactgattgtgggaagagtttcaaaacCTCTGCAGATCTGAAAAGACACCGTCgcatccacacaggagagaagccgtattcCTGtaagtgtgggaagagtttcaaacaGTTACAGCATCTTAAAACACACCAGgaaatccacaccagacagaaaccgtattgctgcaaTGTATGTGGGAAGTGTTTTAGCCAGTCAGGAACACTGACATtacatcagcgaattcacacaggacaaAATCTGTATCACTGCattgagtgtgggaagagattcatcACATCGGCACAGCTGAAAACACACCgtcgcattcacacaggagagaagccatacTCCTGCACGCAGTGTGAGAAAAGCTTCAAACAACTGCCACACCTTaaagcacaccagcaaattcacacggGAGACAAACCTTACCATTGTACTGACTGTGGAAAGACTTTCATCATGTCAacagaccttaaaagacaccagcgaattcacagcgGAGAGAAACCGTACAGCTGTGattactgtgggaagagtttcacccGCTCAGGAACACTGACAGTGCATCAGCGAATTCAtactggagagaaaccgtatcactgcacCACATGTGGAAAGAGTTTTACTTTCCATTCTCAAATGAGGAAACATAGCTGTTTGCAACATGGGTAG
- the LOC117398187 gene encoding uncharacterized protein LOC117398187 → MDITVKNAVLKISKAEAVSKETELLMKPYANWEEYLMPGPLSVAILGELIFISSNTDFSINKNPPKGGFKYIKYPDSFRACLMQVSNSGWITFNEAHKNMDQIRLYSKNVPSYMKMTVKTLLQDNIQIVQALLPGQLENIRTIADECTRLAESTEKKFTDVILLIQEILEACLNSKQCYEEDVKEVQLKLEEAKLKKESAEKAKAMAEKIFGKMDKQLDEVHKQFTSAMESMPNGWEMIGMTFVEGLTNTVNEAVSGFLAVSSGPSKMVSLVKDSIGQKSAESNPFAANNVYSKSGQLLKLAEQINSFVDKDKIKWSEVYDQKTSSAKSSWLKKQLQNIESSLKSEENCQAKEKSVVVCKDAMSICDLMTEFAPKNNCKPEQEKDLITKIQNLKAQTEQLDSESKAFTNSSSFSATPPQMAQNTQSGGKKSAAQMATDNARFRIEQSRAQLEKVQEMYQKSMENLEKNNKELSEILVTMRRCEIKEIDFNTAVKMLVKFLDAMGRVKEQWEKMVRFFQMISNLINTCLNTSLKRFISTADNIQGIQGYSSNAFIKDMIYTQAFNASNIANLVYMISGTYTEVSSKYLMDQVSSLGKLMALDPKNPTFESERAKLANDCDSAQNEIYKLVLKKKEEFERDSKKRVDMIDQELLAVLPPASDEEIKKIKDNVQTGMKEITAAEEDQFG, encoded by the coding sequence ATGGATATTACAGTGAAAAATGCCGTTCTGAAGATTTCCAAGGCTGAAGCCGTGAGTAAAGAAACTGAACTGCTGATGAAACCTTACGCTAACTGGGAAGAATACCTGATGCCCGGTCCACTCTCTGTAGCTATTTTAGGAGAGCTTATCTTTATTTCTTCCAATACAGATTTCTCTATAAATAAAAATCCGCCAAAGGGTGGGTTCAAGTACATCAAATACCCTGATTCGTTCCGAGCCTGTCTCATGCAGGTCAGCAATTCAGGGTGGATCACCTTCAACGAGGCCCACAAGAACATGGACCAAATCCGACTCTACTCCAAAAATGTACCAAGCTACATGAAAATGACAGTGAAGACACTTCTTCAAGACAATATTCAAATCGTCCAGGCGTTACTCCCAGGTCAACTTGAAAACATAAGAACAATCGCCGATGAGTGCACAAGGCTTGCAGAGTCAACAGAGAAGAAATTCACTGATGTTATTCTCCTCATCCAGGAAATATTAGAGGCCTGCTTGAACTCAAAGCAGTGTTACGAAGAAGACGTCAAGGAGGTCCAGTTGAAATTGGAGGAAGCAAAGTTGAAGAAAGAGTCGGCAGAGAAAGCCAAAGCAATGGCAGAAAAAATTTTTGGTAAGATGGACAAGCAACTGGATGAAGTCCATAAACAGTTCACATCAGCGATGGAGTCCATGCCCAATGGTTGGGAAATGATAGGCATGACCTTTGTGGAAGGATTGACAAATACGGTTAATGAAGCTGTGTCTGGTTTTTTGGCAGTATCTTCAGGACCTTCCAAAATGGTGTCTTTAGTAAAAGATTCTATTGGACAGAAGTCAGCAGAATCTAACCCCTTTGCAGCTAACAATGTTTATTCCAAATCAGGGCAACTCCTGAAACTGGCAGAGCAGATCAACAGCTTTGTGGACAAAGACAAGATCAAATGGAGTGAAGTGTATGACCAAAAGACAAGCTCTGCAAAATCCTCCTGGTTGAAGaagcagctccaaaacattgAAAGTTCACTTAAAAGTGAAGAAAACTGTCAGGCTAAAGAGAAGTCAGTAGTGGTTTGTAAGGATGCCATGTCTATCTGTGACCTCATGACAGAATTCGCACCCAAAAACAACTGTAAACCAGAACAGGAGAAGGATCTCATTACCAAGATCCAGAACCTGAAAGCACAGACTGAGCAGCTTGACTCCGAGAGCAAGGCTTTCACAAATTCTTCAAGCTTTTCTGCCACTCCACCACAAATGGCCCAAAACACACAAAGTGGTGGCAAAAAAAGTGCTGCCCAAATGGCAACAGACAACGCCCGTTTCCGTATAGAGCAAAGCCGAGCCCAGCTGGAGAAAGTCCAAGAGATGTACCAGAAAAGTATGGAAAACCTTGAGAAGAACAACAAGGAACTGTCAGAGATTCTGGTCACAATGAGACGCTGCGAGATTAAGGAAATTGACTTCAATACAGCTGTGAAGATGCTGGTGAAGTTCCTTGATGCAATGGGACGGGTGAAGGAGCAATGGGAAAAAATGGTCCGGTTCTTCCAGATGATCTCCAATTTAATCAACACCTGCCTCAACACGTCTCTGAAGAGGTTTATCTCTACTGCTGATAACATTCAAGGTATACAAGGCTATTCCTCCAACGCCTTTATAAAAGACATGATTTACACCCAGGCTTTCAATGCTTCTAACATTGCCAACCTGGTCTACATGATCTCAGGAACCTACACAGAGGTCTCCAGCAAGTATCTCATGGACCAAGTCAGCAGCCTTGGGAAGCTCATGGCCTTAGACCCCAAAAACCCCACCTTTGAAAGCGAGCGTGCAAAACTGGCAAATGACTGTGACTCTGCACAGAATGAAATCTATAAACTTGTGTTGAAGAAGAAAGAGGAGTTTGAAAGGGACTCAAAGAAGAGAGTTGATATGATTGATCAGGAGCTACTGGCAGTGTTGCCCCCAGCTTCGGATGAAGAGATTAAGAAAATCAAAGACAACGTCCAAACAGGGATGAAGGAGATCACTGCTGCAGAGGAGGATCAGTTTGGATAA